TGTGGAACCACCCCACCCCATGCCGAACTGGGTCGTGAAACACAGCCGCGCCAATGATACTCGGACCGCAGGGTCCCGGAAAAGTCGGTCAGCGCGGGGGTTTTCCTTTTATAACAGCAGAATTTTTCAGGCTCATACATCCATGTATGGGCCTATTTTTTCGCTCATTACCCTGTTTTGCTTCAGCAGTCCGCCAGTGATACAAACAGGCGCCTGCCACGCCGCTCGAATGTCCTGGTCTGGCCATATATCCATGGCGCGTTCCCGGCTGAGGTCAGGCAGTTCGTAGGTCCCCTGAAGTAGTTGGTGTGTAGCGCGCTAATAAAACCCACCCTGGTGACTCTTCCCTGTGGCCCGTTATCCTCTGGCCACGCTCGCCACAGGAGGCCTCGTGAACCATCTCTGTTCATCTGCTGCTGCTCTGCTTACCGTATTGTTCGTAGGTTGTGATACGCCACAGGACCAGAGCACCACCGATTCTGGCGTGTCCCAGCCACCGTCCCAGTCGCAGCCTTCAGAGAAAAAGCCCTCTACTCAGCCTGCTGCTTGCGAAAAGCGTCCGATACTTCCAGCTGATCCCCGGTACATCACTCTGTGTGACGAGATCAGCGTCCTGTATGACGCTAAAGCCCGAATTCCGCGTGCAGTTCTGGAAGTTCTGAGCGCTCGGAAGATCAGTGGAGAGGCGACCCGCGACGACGATGAGTTCCGCGAGGACGAACGTCTACCTGAATCCGCTCAGGCCAGGCCGCAGGATTATCGGCGCAGCGGTTATGATCGCGGACACCTCGCGCCCGCTGCGGACTTCAAACACTCCGAGGAAGCTATGGCCTCCTCATTTCTTCTGAGCAATGTCGCGCCGCAGCAGGCGCAATTCAACCG
The sequence above is drawn from the Deinococcus malanensis genome and encodes:
- a CDS encoding DNA/RNA non-specific endonuclease, whose product is MNHLCSSAAALLTVLFVGCDTPQDQSTTDSGVSQPPSQSQPSEKKPSTQPAACEKRPILPADPRYITLCDEISVLYDAKARIPRAVLEVLSARKISGEATRDDDEFREDERLPESAQARPQDYRRSGYDRGHLAPAADFKHSEEAMASSFLLSNVAPQQAQFNRNAWAGLESATRECALNQRQLSVVTGTIGEGGTLKEEGRVVIPRQFYKLWVSSRGYRAWVMPNVGAGVPQKELSGSAYARFEVTLDELRKATGLNLAPGTSGEAKGRLCAASIPLSR